Proteins encoded together in one Vitis vinifera cultivar Pinot Noir 40024 chromosome 4, ASM3070453v1 window:
- the LOC100252636 gene encoding uncharacterized protein LOC100252636 isoform X1, with protein MDPWKLLESTEVVLFEDKSLVEELRELRKLRTAVMVEKCLGQNDVVTCPKPRRQQIRQCGGHIDAKVGAELSDIITSKASPPYYSVSPPIRAGNPLVQDARFLQQWGSQGAVHGTQTEGFHRATHRTQRTRSVSTMA; from the exons ATGGACCCATGGAAGCTGTTGGAAAGCACAGAAG TGGTGTTGTTTGAAGACAAGAGTTTAGTGGAAGAATTGAGAGAGTTAAGAAAGCTGAGAACTGCTGTCATGGTAGAGAAATGTCTTGGTCAGAATGATGTGGTCACTTGTCCTAAACCAAGAAGGCAGCAGATAAG GCAATGTGGAGGACATATTGATGCCAAAGTTGGAGCTGAGCTGTCTGATATTATCACAAGCAAG GCTTCTCCCCCTTACTATTCTGTTTCCCCACCAATCCGAGCTGGCAATCCCCTTGTTCAAGATGCCAGATTCCTGCAGCAGTGGGGCTCACAAGGAGCTGTTCATGGGACCCAGACAGAAGGTTTCCATAGAGCTACTCATCGCACTCAAAGGACCCGAAGCGTCTCAACAATGGCCTGA
- the LOC100252636 gene encoding uncharacterized protein LOC100252636 isoform X2, with protein MDPWKLLESTEDKSLVEELRELRKLRTAVMVEKCLGQNDVVTCPKPRRQQIRQCGGHIDAKVGAELSDIITSKASPPYYSVSPPIRAGNPLVQDARFLQQWGSQGAVHGTQTEGFHRATHRTQRTRSVSTMA; from the exons ATGGACCCATGGAAGCTGTTGGAAAGCACAGAAG ACAAGAGTTTAGTGGAAGAATTGAGAGAGTTAAGAAAGCTGAGAACTGCTGTCATGGTAGAGAAATGTCTTGGTCAGAATGATGTGGTCACTTGTCCTAAACCAAGAAGGCAGCAGATAAG GCAATGTGGAGGACATATTGATGCCAAAGTTGGAGCTGAGCTGTCTGATATTATCACAAGCAAG GCTTCTCCCCCTTACTATTCTGTTTCCCCACCAATCCGAGCTGGCAATCCCCTTGTTCAAGATGCCAGATTCCTGCAGCAGTGGGGCTCACAAGGAGCTGTTCATGGGACCCAGACAGAAGGTTTCCATAGAGCTACTCATCGCACTCAAAGGACCCGAAGCGTCTCAACAATGGCCTGA